The following are encoded together in the Vibrio zhugei genome:
- the dapF gene encoding diaminopimelate epimerase: protein MHFHFSKMHGLGNDFMVVDCVTQNVFFSPDLTRRLANRHTGVGFDQLLIVEAPYDPETDFHYRIFNADGSEVEQCGNGARCFARFVRMKGLTNKYHINVSTKKGKMVLNVENDDQITVNMGVPVFEPAKVPFRAKQAEKTYIMRVAEQTLFCGVVSMGNPHVVTIVDDVDTAAVEQLGPELESHERFPERVNAGFMQIVNRNEIRLRVYERGAGETQACGSGACAAVAVGIAQGVLDESVTVHLPGGDLMIRWQGEGKPLFMTGPAVHVYDGQLSC, encoded by the coding sequence ATGCATTTTCATTTTTCTAAAATGCACGGATTGGGTAACGATTTCATGGTTGTGGATTGTGTTACCCAAAACGTCTTTTTTTCACCGGATTTGACGCGCCGTTTAGCGAATCGTCATACGGGGGTCGGGTTCGATCAGTTATTGATTGTGGAGGCGCCTTACGATCCAGAAACGGATTTCCATTACCGCATATTCAATGCCGATGGCAGCGAAGTGGAACAGTGTGGGAACGGGGCGCGATGCTTTGCGCGCTTTGTCCGTATGAAGGGACTCACCAATAAATACCACATCAATGTCAGTACTAAAAAAGGTAAAATGGTGCTGAATGTTGAGAATGACGACCAAATCACCGTGAATATGGGCGTGCCAGTGTTTGAGCCAGCGAAAGTTCCTTTTCGTGCGAAACAAGCTGAGAAGACCTACATCATGCGGGTGGCCGAGCAAACATTGTTCTGCGGTGTGGTGAGTATGGGCAATCCCCATGTGGTGACGATCGTCGATGATGTGGACACGGCAGCGGTTGAGCAACTTGGGCCGGAACTAGAGTCTCATGAACGTTTTCCTGAGCGGGTCAATGCGGGGTTCATGCAAATCGTTAATCGCAACGAAATTCGCTTACGTGTGTATGAGCGTGGCGCCGGAGAAACACAAGCCTGTGGTAGTGGTGCTTGCGCTGCGGTGGCGGTTGGGATTGCTCAAGGCGTATTAGATGAAAGCGTCACGGTTCATTTACCCGGAGGAGACTTAATGATTCGTTGGCAAGGCGAAGGAAAACCTCTGTTTATGACGGGTCCTGCCGTACATGTCTATGATGGTCAACTATCTTGTTAA
- the lysA gene encoding diaminopimelate decarboxylase, giving the protein MDYFNYQDDGQLWAEDIPLSQLAELYGTPLYVYSRATLERHWHAFDKSVGDHPHLVCYAVKANSNIGVLNVLARLGSGFDIVSGGELERVIAAGGEPSKIVFSGVGKTAAEMKRALELKIKCFNVESEPELERLNKVAAELGVKAPISLRINPDVDAQTHPYISTGLRDNKFGIAFERAPEVYKLAQSMEHLEITGIDCHIGSQLTAIEPFIDATDRLLTLIDDLMEQGVQIHHLDVGGGLGVVYRDELPPEPSEYAKALLSRLSERPDLELIFEPGRAIAANAGVLLTQVEFLKHTEHKNFAIIDAAMNDLIRPVLYEAWQDIIPVLPRQGEARAYDLVGPICETGDFLGKDRSLVLQAGDLLAVRSAGAYGFVMASNYNTRTRAAEVIVDGDTSHLVRQREELSSLWALESVLPE; this is encoded by the coding sequence TTGGATTACTTCAATTATCAGGACGATGGTCAACTCTGGGCGGAAGACATTCCCCTTAGCCAATTAGCTGAGTTATACGGCACACCTTTGTACGTCTATTCGCGTGCGACGTTAGAGCGTCATTGGCATGCCTTTGATAAATCCGTTGGCGATCATCCGCACTTAGTGTGCTACGCCGTGAAAGCCAACTCTAACATTGGTGTACTGAACGTATTGGCTCGCCTTGGTTCAGGGTTCGATATTGTGTCGGGCGGTGAATTAGAGCGTGTGATTGCCGCGGGTGGGGAACCATCAAAAATCGTATTTTCTGGTGTGGGTAAAACCGCGGCAGAGATGAAACGTGCCCTCGAATTAAAGATTAAATGCTTTAACGTCGAATCTGAGCCTGAGCTGGAGCGTTTGAATAAAGTGGCCGCAGAGCTGGGCGTGAAAGCGCCAATTTCTCTGCGCATTAATCCAGACGTCGATGCCCAGACACATCCTTATATCTCAACTGGATTGCGTGATAATAAATTCGGTATCGCCTTCGAGCGAGCCCCTGAAGTGTATAAGCTGGCGCAGAGCATGGAGCACCTCGAGATCACGGGGATCGATTGTCATATCGGCTCACAGCTAACCGCGATAGAGCCGTTCATTGATGCGACTGACCGCTTGCTAACGCTGATCGACGATTTGATGGAGCAGGGCGTGCAGATTCATCATTTAGATGTCGGTGGTGGCTTGGGAGTGGTGTATCGAGATGAATTACCTCCAGAACCGTCAGAGTATGCCAAAGCCTTGCTATCGCGCCTTTCTGAGCGTCCAGATCTGGAGCTGATTTTTGAGCCAGGTCGAGCGATTGCCGCCAATGCTGGGGTGTTACTCACCCAAGTTGAATTTCTAAAGCATACCGAACATAAGAATTTTGCCATTATCGATGCGGCAATGAATGATCTCATCCGCCCTGTGCTCTATGAAGCTTGGCAAGATATTATTCCGGTATTACCACGGCAAGGAGAGGCGAGAGCTTACGATTTGGTCGGGCCGATTTGCGAAACGGGTGACTTTCTTGGCAAAGACCGGTCGTTGGTACTCCAAGCCGGAGATCTGCTTGCGGTCCGCTCGGCTGGTGCGTATGGTTTCGTCATGGCTTCGAATTACAACACACGCACACGTGCTGCTGAAGTCATTGTCGATGGTGATACGTCACACTTGGTTCGCCAGCGTGAAGAATTAAGCAGTTTGTGGGCACTAGAAAGTGTCTTGCCGGAGTAG
- the lptM gene encoding LPS translocon maturation chaperone LptM, whose product MKKSITALFLLSVMTLTGCGQTGPLYMPDDSQSQQSTESQ is encoded by the coding sequence ATGAAAAAATCGATCACAGCGTTATTTTTACTCTCGGTCATGACTCTCACAGGGTGCGGTCAAACTGGACCACTTTATATGCCTGACGACTCACAATCACAACAGAGTACAGAAAGTCAGTAA
- the cyaY gene encoding iron donor protein CyaY, whose protein sequence is MNDTEFHQLADVQLQVIEEMIDNSGADIDYETSGNVMTLEFEDRSQVIINRQEPMKELWLASRSGGYHFRYENEQWICTKTGGEFTSMVKAECEKHANETIDWD, encoded by the coding sequence ATGAATGATACAGAATTTCATCAGCTCGCTGATGTTCAGCTTCAAGTCATTGAAGAAATGATCGATAACTCGGGTGCCGATATCGACTATGAGACGTCTGGTAATGTGATGACGCTTGAGTTTGAAGACCGCAGCCAAGTGATTATTAACCGTCAAGAGCCCATGAAAGAGTTGTGGCTTGCTTCACGCTCTGGTGGCTATCATTTCCGCTATGAAAACGAACAGTGGATTTGTACGAAAACCGGTGGGGAATTTACCAGCATGGTCAAAGCCGAATGCGAAAAACATGCGAATGAGACGATCGACTGGGACTGA
- a CDS encoding class I adenylate cyclase, whose translation MRSYIVTLIKRADKLNQQRTKRALGLMSMQGQRVFHAIPVLLHYNHAQLPGYIDDHVPYGIHCFQLNDIQSQFVDDLHLTATQPLSEPSSPHILAMYTMGSTSSIGQSTSSDLDIWVCVEHTMPCEQRQSLLNKCSMITEWAKSLGVEANFFIMDEERFRHNRSEAMTGENCGSSQHLLLLDEFYRSAVCLAGKRLLWQIVPPEMEECYDEYVHELVTQHFINLDEWIDFGQLNGIPAAEYFGANLWQLYKSIDSPYKSVLKAILLEAYSWEYPHTQLLSVDTKRRFFTDEPDLYGMDAYYLMLEKVTRYLTRIGDESRLELVRRCFYLKTHEKLSREPGHGSVAWRRKALEELTADWQWSLPLIEHLDARRHWKVEEVKVMHNALLDALMQSYRNLIHFARRNDITSAISPQDISILARKLYGAFEVLPGKVTLLNPQISPDLHESDLSFVEVAKGGVNSAGWYLYKRPLVPCRMVGQKPLDHNEYLSKLVAWAFFNGLITESTRLHSMVQAGNLDIDKLYQMVSDLRNTFSLHKRRPTMSALASPCEISQLAMFINFEKDPTSALRGKALKVDLKNIDILSFGTEHISLIGSVDLVYRNSWQEVRTLHFEGEKAMIDALKTVLGKMHQDALPPESVDVFCYSKNFRGVMRNMVYQLLAECIDMRLRPMEKEKRRRFKALRIGHQMYGLFFERRGVSVQKLENSVDFYRSISSNKVSGTPLLMLDKDDDYELPTVVDGFASEGLVQFFFEDKCEGFNIYVLDEVNRVEVYHQYSGEKDEMIAAVNGFYTSVRDENNIAAKFINFNLPQYYQIVRPEEGGDYVVPYRNDAIPYTRPNKAVSV comes from the coding sequence TTGCGTTCTTATATTGTCACTTTGATTAAACGAGCAGATAAACTTAATCAGCAGCGTACGAAGCGTGCACTGGGTCTGATGAGTATGCAGGGCCAGCGTGTCTTCCACGCGATACCTGTGTTATTGCACTATAATCATGCGCAATTACCTGGCTATATTGATGATCATGTGCCTTATGGGATTCACTGTTTCCAATTGAATGATATCCAATCCCAATTTGTTGATGATTTACATTTAACCGCTACACAACCTCTCTCTGAACCGTCTTCCCCACACATTTTGGCCATGTATACCATGGGCAGCACTTCCTCTATTGGGCAAAGTACTTCCAGTGATCTCGATATCTGGGTGTGTGTCGAACATACGATGCCCTGTGAGCAAAGACAAAGCCTATTAAATAAGTGCTCCATGATCACTGAATGGGCCAAAAGCTTAGGAGTGGAAGCCAACTTTTTCATTATGGATGAAGAGCGATTTAGACATAATCGCTCCGAGGCCATGACAGGGGAAAACTGCGGGTCATCACAGCACTTGTTATTATTGGATGAGTTTTATCGCTCTGCCGTGTGTTTGGCCGGTAAGCGTTTGTTATGGCAAATCGTCCCCCCAGAGATGGAAGAGTGCTATGACGAGTATGTTCATGAGTTAGTGACCCAACATTTTATTAATCTCGATGAGTGGATTGATTTTGGGCAGTTGAATGGCATTCCTGCGGCCGAATATTTTGGCGCCAACTTATGGCAACTGTATAAAAGTATCGATTCCCCTTATAAGTCGGTATTGAAAGCGATTTTACTGGAAGCGTATTCTTGGGAATATCCGCACACCCAATTATTGAGTGTGGATACGAAGCGCCGTTTTTTTACCGATGAGCCGGATCTCTACGGGATGGACGCGTATTATTTGATGCTGGAAAAAGTGACGCGTTATTTAACACGCATCGGTGATGAGAGCCGATTAGAGTTAGTGCGTCGTTGTTTTTATCTCAAAACCCATGAAAAGCTCTCTCGTGAGCCAGGACATGGCTCTGTGGCATGGCGACGCAAAGCCCTTGAAGAACTGACCGCTGATTGGCAGTGGTCACTGCCATTGATTGAACACCTCGATGCTCGCCGCCATTGGAAAGTTGAAGAAGTCAAAGTGATGCACAATGCGCTATTGGACGCCTTGATGCAAAGTTACCGCAACCTGATCCACTTTGCTCGTCGTAATGATATTACTTCAGCGATCAGTCCTCAGGACATTTCTATTCTTGCACGTAAGCTCTATGGTGCGTTTGAAGTACTGCCGGGCAAAGTCACTCTGCTTAATCCACAAATTTCCCCTGATTTACATGAATCCGATTTGTCATTTGTTGAAGTTGCCAAAGGGGGAGTGAACTCCGCTGGTTGGTATCTGTATAAGCGACCATTGGTTCCTTGCCGCATGGTCGGCCAGAAGCCTCTCGATCATAATGAATACTTAAGTAAACTGGTTGCATGGGCTTTCTTTAATGGCCTGATTACTGAGTCGACCCGGTTACATTCAATGGTGCAAGCTGGCAACTTAGACATTGATAAGTTGTACCAAATGGTAAGCGATTTACGTAATACCTTTTCCCTGCATAAACGTCGTCCCACCATGTCAGCATTGGCGAGTCCTTGTGAGATCAGCCAGTTGGCGATGTTTATCAACTTTGAAAAAGATCCAACCTCTGCGCTACGCGGCAAGGCATTGAAAGTGGATCTTAAAAACATTGATATTTTAAGCTTCGGTACTGAGCACATCAGCTTAATTGGTAGTGTTGATTTGGTGTATCGCAACTCTTGGCAAGAAGTGCGTACTTTGCATTTTGAAGGTGAGAAAGCGATGATCGATGCGTTAAAAACCGTCTTAGGTAAAATGCATCAAGACGCCTTGCCACCGGAATCTGTCGACGTATTTTGTTATAGCAAGAACTTCCGTGGTGTGATGCGCAATATGGTCTATCAACTGTTAGCCGAATGCATTGACATGCGTTTACGCCCAATGGAAAAAGAAAAACGGCGGCGTTTTAAAGCATTGCGTATTGGTCACCAAATGTATGGATTGTTTTTCGAGCGTCGCGGAGTCTCGGTACAAAAGCTTGAAAACTCGGTCGACTTCTATCGGAGTATTTCTAGCAATAAAGTCAGTGGTACGCCACTGCTGATGTTAGACAAAGATGACGATTATGAATTACCGACGGTGGTCGATGGTTTTGCCAGTGAAGGGTTAGTCCAGTTTTTCTTTGAAGATAAATGCGAAGGGTTCAATATCTACGTGTTAGATGAAGTGAATCGAGTCGAAGTGTATCACCAGTATAGTGGCGAGAAAGATGAAATGATCGCGGCTGTGAATGGTTTCTATACCTCGGTTCGTGATGAAAACAACATTGCGGCCAAATTTATTAACTTTAATCTCCCTCAGTATTATCAAATTGTGCGGCCTGAGGAAGGCGGCGATTACGTGGTGCCGTATCGTAATGATGCCATTCCTTATACCCGTCCCAATAAAGCCGTGAGCGTTTAA
- the hemC gene encoding hydroxymethylbilane synthase: MNQTRQIRIATRKSPLALWQAHYVKNALEAAHPGLEVELLTMVTRGDVILDSPLAKVGGKGLFVKELETAMLEGRADLAVHSMKDVPVDFPDGLGLVTICERADPRDAFVSNTYPDIDSLPHGAVVGTCSLRRQCQLKASRPDIIIKELRGNVGTRLGKLDDGQYDAIILAAAGLKRLELESRIRSYITPEQSLPAVGQGAVGIECRLDDTYLRDLLAPLNHPDTADRVLCERAMNNTLQGGCQVPIGSYSQLQEDTLWLRALVGEPDGSLIIRGEITGHRSEAEQLGKQLAEQLLAEGAGDILTKLYQEHE; the protein is encoded by the coding sequence ATGAACCAAACACGTCAGATTCGTATTGCGACACGCAAAAGCCCTCTTGCATTATGGCAAGCACACTACGTCAAAAATGCGTTAGAAGCCGCTCATCCTGGATTAGAAGTCGAACTGCTCACGATGGTGACACGTGGTGACGTTATCTTGGATAGCCCGCTGGCGAAAGTAGGTGGTAAAGGCTTATTTGTGAAAGAGTTAGAAACCGCAATGCTGGAAGGACGCGCCGACTTGGCTGTCCACTCAATGAAAGACGTTCCTGTGGATTTCCCCGACGGCTTAGGGTTAGTGACCATATGTGAACGCGCCGATCCTCGCGATGCGTTCGTCTCCAATACCTACCCTGATATTGACTCCCTCCCCCACGGAGCCGTCGTCGGAACTTGCAGCCTACGTCGCCAATGTCAATTAAAAGCGTCGCGCCCAGACATTATCATCAAAGAACTGCGTGGTAACGTCGGCACTCGCTTAGGCAAACTGGACGATGGCCAATATGACGCCATCATTTTAGCCGCCGCCGGACTAAAACGGCTTGAGTTAGAATCACGCATCCGCAGCTATATCACGCCAGAGCAATCGTTACCCGCGGTCGGTCAAGGCGCTGTCGGAATTGAATGTCGCTTGGATGATACCTATCTGCGTGACTTATTAGCGCCCCTCAATCACCCTGACACAGCCGATCGCGTCTTGTGTGAGCGGGCGATGAATAATACCTTGCAAGGTGGTTGCCAAGTACCTATCGGCAGCTACTCACAATTACAAGAGGACACGTTGTGGCTACGTGCATTGGTTGGAGAACCAGACGGTTCACTCATTATTCGCGGTGAAATTACAGGCCATCGCTCTGAGGCGGAGCAGCTAGGTAAGCAGTTGGCTGAACAGTTATTAGCCGAAGGCGCAGGCGACATTCTCACCAAACTGTATCAAGAGCACGAATAA
- a CDS encoding uroporphyrinogen-III synthase, with the protein MKRVLVTRPLASGEELCQLLTECGIEAHHYPLIDILPGRERADLSEALAASDIIIAVSQYAVSFASDALIEQQASWPQDCRYFAVGQKTAQCLSKACGQPVHFPQKSDSEHLVALPEMSDLTGKQITILRGNGGRDVIYDTLVAQGAKVSYKEMYQRIARPTPIQQCLAQWQAMGINTIIITSKQQLMIFMDFFKDSPTNWPTQQTLIVPSDRIAHYAEMLGFTQIIVSGSAHNADLVAALSPNQQDFSNDK; encoded by the coding sequence ATGAAACGGGTTTTAGTCACACGTCCATTAGCCTCTGGTGAAGAACTCTGCCAGCTGCTCACTGAATGTGGGATTGAAGCCCATCATTACCCGCTGATTGATATTCTACCGGGCCGTGAACGGGCAGACTTGAGTGAGGCTCTCGCAGCGAGTGACATAATTATTGCCGTTAGCCAATACGCGGTGAGTTTTGCCAGTGACGCCCTGATAGAACAACAGGCCTCATGGCCTCAAGACTGTCGATATTTTGCCGTCGGTCAAAAAACCGCACAATGTTTAAGCAAAGCGTGCGGACAACCAGTACACTTTCCACAGAAAAGTGATAGCGAACACTTAGTCGCGCTTCCTGAGATGAGCGACCTCACAGGCAAACAGATTACCATTTTGCGCGGTAATGGCGGTCGAGATGTGATTTATGACACGCTGGTCGCTCAGGGAGCGAAAGTCAGTTACAAAGAGATGTATCAACGCATCGCTCGACCGACCCCCATTCAGCAATGTCTGGCACAATGGCAAGCGATGGGCATCAACACCATTATCATTACTAGTAAGCAACAGCTCATGATTTTCATGGACTTTTTTAAAGATAGCCCGACAAACTGGCCGACACAGCAAACCTTAATTGTGCCCAGTGACCGCATTGCTCATTATGCCGAAATGCTCGGATTTACACAGATTATTGTCAGCGGCAGTGCACATAACGCAGATTTAGTGGCCGCACTCAGCCCTAACCAACAGGACTTTAGCAATGACAAGTAA
- a CDS encoding uroporphyrinogen-III C-methyltransferase, with translation MTSNQHSSTTATDSNQADTQPPKSNAAQPRSAQPTNHKGSRLGVIAIVISLVVGGGVGAYSYHQSQQYQQQIAQLQTSLQQNQQQLETRLDNAQQHFDQQAKSLQDTLNTALKQQHESLDSLQMAIAKLKGRRTNDWLLAEADYFVKLAGRKLYLEHDPSSAVALMESADERIAALNDPSLTALRQALANDITTLKAIPLIDQDGLVLRLSSLEHKVDSLPLANAIIPKDKATKKETVSTNINDWQSNLWTSLKDFAGHFITFRTRDGNAVPLLSPKQDFYLRENMKAKIETAIRAVYNHQQAIYSDTLNTASDWAGRFFSDSDNTVQSFRSTLTNLATKKVKVEYPVKLESQEKLAALIHERLRRQVSSLTAEDK, from the coding sequence ATGACAAGTAACCAACATTCTTCAACAACCGCGACAGACTCAAACCAAGCGGATACCCAACCACCTAAGTCGAACGCGGCTCAACCACGTTCTGCTCAACCGACCAATCACAAAGGCTCTCGTTTAGGCGTGATCGCCATTGTCATCTCGCTCGTTGTCGGCGGAGGGGTTGGCGCCTACAGCTACCATCAAAGCCAGCAGTACCAACAGCAAATCGCTCAGTTACAAACGTCTTTGCAGCAGAATCAACAACAACTCGAGACTCGCTTAGACAACGCACAGCAGCACTTTGATCAGCAAGCCAAAAGCCTACAAGATACTCTCAATACCGCGTTAAAACAGCAACATGAAAGCTTGGACAGCTTGCAAATGGCGATTGCCAAATTAAAAGGCCGACGTACCAATGACTGGCTACTGGCTGAAGCCGATTACTTTGTCAAACTGGCAGGGCGTAAACTGTATCTCGAGCATGACCCAAGCAGCGCCGTAGCGTTGATGGAAAGTGCTGACGAGCGTATTGCGGCACTCAATGACCCAAGCTTAACAGCATTAAGACAAGCCCTTGCCAATGACATTACCACACTGAAAGCCATCCCTCTCATCGATCAAGATGGATTGGTATTACGTCTTAGCAGCCTTGAACATAAGGTCGATTCCTTACCTCTTGCGAATGCCATCATTCCAAAAGATAAAGCGACAAAAAAAGAGACCGTCTCCACCAATATTAACGATTGGCAGAGCAACCTTTGGACCTCACTCAAAGACTTCGCCGGTCACTTTATTACTTTCCGGACTCGCGACGGCAATGCGGTTCCCCTGCTCTCTCCTAAGCAAGATTTTTATCTCAGAGAGAACATGAAGGCCAAAATTGAAACCGCCATCCGTGCGGTGTATAACCACCAGCAAGCTATCTATTCTGACACGTTAAATACGGCCAGTGACTGGGCGGGTCGTTTCTTTAGTGACAGCGATAATACGGTGCAAAGCTTTCGCAGTACCTTGACGAACTTGGCCACTAAAAAGGTTAAAGTGGAGTACCCGGTAAAATTAGAGTCGCAAGAAAAACTTGCGGCGCTCATCCATGAACGTCTGCGTCGCCAAGTATCCTCATTAACCGCGGAGGATAAATAA
- a CDS encoding heme biosynthesis HemY N-terminal domain-containing protein: MIRAILLFIILGVGLFVGSEYSGQQGYVLISIASKTIEMSVTTLVIIVVGLFLAVFACEFILKKILTTTFRTFNWFTIRKIRRSRRLTNEGIIKLIEGDFKQAEKKVSRWAKHHDNPLLCYLMASEAADNLGNTKKRDHYLALASEQDHARLAVELTRAKQQVNDGEIRLGLKTLQSLQPDAPNNPILLNLLKRCYIALHMWQPLIEILPRLIRFNHLTETEETELLQMAHLGALDNIAKRNNSHDLIEHWEALKRHDQKNPVIAAAVAQHLLSVSEGKEALPFMIRVMKKAPSAELYRLMADVPEAQRRDAKNMLIRILEKNDNNAEAHSALAKVYEYQQHWAEAQHHLEKALSIRTSISDYSRLSDVLSQQNKKQAAQDVSRKALSLLP; encoded by the coding sequence ATGATACGAGCGATTTTGCTATTTATTATTCTCGGCGTCGGGCTATTTGTGGGCTCAGAATATTCTGGGCAACAAGGCTATGTGCTGATCTCTATTGCCAGTAAAACCATTGAAATGAGCGTGACGACCTTAGTCATTATCGTGGTCGGGCTCTTTTTAGCCGTTTTCGCTTGTGAGTTTATCCTGAAAAAAATTCTCACAACCACCTTTAGAACGTTTAACTGGTTCACCATTCGTAAAATTCGTCGTTCGCGACGTCTGACCAATGAAGGGATCATTAAATTAATCGAAGGCGACTTTAAACAGGCAGAGAAAAAAGTCAGCCGCTGGGCAAAACATCACGATAACCCATTACTGTGCTATCTGATGGCCTCAGAAGCCGCGGATAACCTAGGCAATACCAAAAAACGTGACCACTACTTGGCTCTTGCCAGCGAACAAGACCATGCACGGCTCGCGGTAGAATTGACCCGCGCGAAACAGCAAGTCAACGATGGCGAAATAAGACTCGGCTTAAAGACGTTGCAGAGCCTACAACCGGATGCACCAAACAACCCGATATTGCTCAATTTACTCAAACGTTGTTACATCGCTCTGCATATGTGGCAGCCGCTGATAGAAATACTGCCTCGGCTCATCCGTTTTAATCATCTGACTGAGACAGAAGAAACCGAGTTATTGCAAATGGCGCATCTCGGTGCCTTAGATAACATTGCAAAACGCAATAACAGTCATGATCTCATTGAGCATTGGGAAGCCCTTAAACGTCACGATCAGAAAAACCCAGTGATCGCGGCGGCCGTCGCGCAACACTTACTCAGTGTCAGTGAAGGCAAAGAAGCATTACCCTTTATGATTCGTGTCATGAAAAAAGCCCCATCGGCGGAGCTCTATCGATTGATGGCTGATGTGCCAGAAGCGCAGCGTCGTGATGCGAAAAACATGCTTATCCGTATTCTAGAGAAAAACGACAACAACGCCGAAGCGCACAGCGCCCTGGCGAAGGTGTATGAATACCAGCAACATTGGGCTGAAGCTCAGCATCACTTAGAAAAAGCACTGTCGATACGAACCAGTATCAGTGATTACTCGCGCTTATCGGACGTGTTATCACAACAAAATAAAAAGCAAGCCGCTCAAGATGTCAGTCGCAAAGCGCTTTCGCTACTGCCTTAA
- the hemN gene encoding oxygen-independent coproporphyrinogen III oxidase: MSSSFVPSQQVVWDQDILNKYNYSGPRYTSYPTALEFHEAFTSAELDMACTDYPHRPLSLYIHIPFCHKLCYYCGCNKIVTRHAEKADDYLDVLEQEVRQRAALLQNRTVTQLHFGGGTPTFLTKEQISRVMSVVHEEFHFSADAEVSIEIDPREIELDILDHLRAEGFNRISIGVQDFNKDVQVTINREQDEAFIVAMVERAAQLGFRSTNLDLVYGLPLQTADSFMKTLKRVVDIHPGRLSVFNYAHMPRLFPAQRKIHEEDLPGADEKMKILQTTIEYLTQAGYQFIGMDHFALPDDELAVAQREGRLHRNFQGYTTQGECDLVGFGVSAISMIGNTYSQNQKELKKYYHQMDQLRHALWKGVSLDKDDLIRREVIKLLMCNFTLDKHAIESEFGITFNQYFQQDLELLQTFVDDGLVVVDERYLQVTPKGRLLIRNICMCFDSYLRKQARQQQFSRVI, encoded by the coding sequence ATGTCATCGTCATTTGTACCGAGTCAGCAAGTGGTTTGGGATCAGGATATTCTCAATAAATACAATTATTCGGGTCCACGCTATACCTCATATCCTACCGCCTTAGAGTTCCATGAAGCCTTTACCAGTGCTGAGCTCGATATGGCATGCACGGATTATCCGCATCGACCGCTTTCTTTGTATATTCACATCCCGTTCTGTCACAAGCTGTGTTACTACTGTGGTTGTAACAAGATCGTCACTCGCCATGCAGAAAAAGCCGATGATTACCTTGATGTGTTGGAGCAAGAGGTTCGTCAACGTGCGGCCTTGCTGCAAAATCGCACCGTGACGCAACTGCATTTTGGTGGCGGTACCCCGACCTTTTTGACGAAAGAGCAAATTTCTCGTGTGATGTCAGTGGTTCACGAAGAGTTTCACTTTTCCGCTGATGCGGAAGTCAGTATTGAGATCGACCCTCGTGAAATTGAGCTCGATATTCTCGATCATTTGCGCGCGGAAGGGTTTAATCGCATTAGTATTGGCGTGCAGGACTTTAATAAAGATGTGCAGGTCACCATTAACCGTGAGCAAGATGAAGCGTTTATTGTGGCCATGGTCGAACGAGCGGCTCAGTTAGGCTTTCGCTCGACCAATCTAGATTTGGTTTATGGATTGCCGTTGCAAACCGCTGATAGTTTCATGAAGACATTAAAGCGCGTGGTTGATATACATCCTGGACGATTGTCGGTCTTTAACTATGCGCATATGCCGCGTTTATTTCCTGCCCAGCGTAAAATCCATGAAGAGGATTTACCCGGTGCCGATGAAAAAATGAAGATTCTACAAACGACCATCGAGTATTTGACGCAAGCTGGCTATCAATTTATCGGTATGGATCATTTTGCGCTGCCCGATGATGAGCTCGCGGTAGCACAGCGTGAAGGGCGTCTGCATCGTAATTTCCAAGGATACACCACCCAAGGGGAGTGCGATTTAGTCGGCTTTGGTGTGTCGGCGATTTCCATGATCGGCAATACCTATTCACAAAATCAGAAAGAGTTGAAGAAGTACTATCATCAAATGGATCAATTACGTCATGCCTTATGGAAAGGGGTGTCACTTGATAAGGATGACTTAATACGTCGCGAAGTGATTAAATTATTGATGTGTAACTTCACATTAGATAAGCACGCGATTGAGTCGGAATTTGGTATTACGTTTAATCAATATTTCCAACAAGATCTCGAGCTATTACAAACGTTTGTTGATGATGGGTTGGTTGTGGTCGATGAGCGTTACTTGCAGGTGACTCCGAAAGGGCGCTTGTTAATTCGTAATATTTGTATGTGCTTTGATAGTTATTTGCGCAAGCAAGCTCGGCAACAACAGTTTTCTCGCGTGATTTAG